The Nitrospirales bacterium genome includes a window with the following:
- a CDS encoding DNA topoisomerase IV subunit A has product MSKTKYKKSKAITRGQETITSVPLDQTTRQRYLNYALSVITSRALPDVRDGLKPVQRRILFSMYHNHRLTPDRPPIKSAKVVGSVIGEWHPHGDSAVYDAMARMAQPWSLRLPLVDGHGNFGSLDGDPPAAYRYTEARLAPAALDLLSELNKDTVDVQPNYDGKGEEPLVLPSRFPNLLVNGSTGIAVGMATNIPPHNLGEVIDAATALINDRACSISDLMKHVKGPDFPTGAEILNSRSEIRHVYENGQGSIRLRGEYQVEQRAQGRAEIVITSIPFAVDKSTIVERVGELIAARKIPQLLDVRDESTTDVRIVLEVQKGADPDIAMAYLFKNTPLQNNFSVNLTCLVPLPGSTGSRPDCLNLKQILELFIDFRFATVKRRYEYDLRVLERRIHILDGFKIIFDALDQILKLIRQSDGKADSAQKLQQRFDLDAIQTDAILETAIYKLSRTEIKKMLDELNDKKQQAKEIKALLGSTPRLWTVVKQELAEVSKTYADKRRTKIGRRQTEEVQFDPEAYMVKEDAILTVSIDGWIRRVGLIKDLSKARLREGDRLVAALGGSTVDNVIFFSNYGSAYTIRIGDIPPARSGYGDPAQKLFKFKDGERLIAAYSLDPRMRHAEPERSQRTKTKSLPLFDSQAQEGAALIGQAMAVSSTGMGIRFELGAFQEPSTRLGRKFMKVKDGEEVVNIGFLRGSLKSALVAVASQRGRMLLCPAEDVNLLSGPGRGVTVIKLDPQDRLIAFRLLEEKNDQMQLLKQDGSKLPVTAKKYQTVSRGGKGHPLIRRGSFTGDVLPDVTLPEFPTESDD; this is encoded by the coding sequence ATGTCAAAAACAAAATACAAGAAATCCAAAGCGATCACTCGAGGACAAGAAACGATCACATCCGTTCCATTGGATCAAACGACCCGTCAGCGGTACCTGAACTACGCCCTCTCGGTCATCACGTCGCGAGCCCTGCCGGATGTTCGCGATGGGTTGAAGCCGGTCCAACGACGGATTTTGTTCTCGATGTACCATAATCATCGGTTAACCCCGGACCGCCCGCCGATCAAGAGCGCGAAGGTCGTGGGGTCCGTCATCGGAGAATGGCATCCACATGGGGATTCGGCGGTCTATGACGCGATGGCCCGCATGGCCCAACCCTGGTCGTTACGTCTGCCATTAGTCGATGGACACGGGAACTTCGGAAGCCTGGATGGTGATCCTCCGGCGGCCTATCGCTACACTGAAGCCAGACTCGCGCCTGCTGCATTGGATCTTCTCTCCGAACTGAACAAGGACACCGTCGATGTCCAACCCAATTATGATGGAAAGGGAGAAGAACCTCTCGTCCTTCCATCACGCTTCCCGAATCTGCTGGTGAATGGGTCTACCGGCATCGCGGTCGGCATGGCGACCAACATTCCCCCGCATAATCTCGGAGAAGTCATCGACGCGGCCACCGCACTCATCAATGATCGGGCTTGTTCGATTTCCGATCTCATGAAACATGTCAAAGGCCCGGACTTTCCGACGGGAGCAGAAATTCTCAACAGCCGGTCAGAGATTCGCCATGTTTACGAGAACGGGCAGGGATCCATTCGACTTCGTGGCGAGTATCAGGTCGAGCAGCGCGCTCAGGGCCGTGCCGAGATCGTCATAACCTCAATTCCGTTTGCTGTCGACAAATCGACGATCGTGGAACGTGTTGGCGAACTCATCGCCGCTAGAAAAATCCCACAACTGCTGGATGTTCGGGACGAATCCACCACTGACGTTCGCATCGTGCTGGAGGTCCAAAAAGGCGCTGATCCAGATATCGCGATGGCCTATCTGTTCAAGAATACGCCTCTCCAGAATAATTTTTCCGTGAATTTGACGTGCCTGGTCCCTCTGCCGGGCAGCACGGGTTCCCGTCCTGATTGCCTCAACCTCAAACAGATTTTGGAGCTATTCATCGATTTTCGGTTCGCAACCGTGAAACGGCGGTATGAGTATGACTTGCGTGTCCTGGAACGGCGAATTCATATCCTCGACGGGTTCAAGATTATCTTCGATGCCCTCGACCAAATCCTCAAGCTGATCAGGCAAAGCGACGGGAAGGCAGATTCCGCGCAAAAACTCCAGCAGCGTTTTGACCTTGATGCGATCCAAACAGACGCCATCCTTGAAACAGCGATTTATAAATTGTCCCGCACTGAGATCAAGAAAATGCTGGACGAACTGAATGACAAAAAACAACAAGCCAAAGAGATCAAAGCTTTGCTTGGCTCGACCCCACGACTCTGGACGGTCGTCAAACAGGAACTGGCCGAGGTCTCCAAAACCTACGCCGATAAACGGCGGACCAAAATCGGCAGACGGCAAACGGAAGAAGTCCAGTTCGACCCGGAAGCGTACATGGTGAAAGAAGACGCGATTCTCACCGTCTCGATCGACGGATGGATCAGACGGGTGGGGCTCATCAAAGACCTGTCCAAAGCCCGGCTCCGGGAAGGCGATCGCTTGGTGGCGGCTCTGGGCGGCAGCACCGTCGACAACGTGATCTTTTTCTCAAACTACGGCAGCGCCTACACGATACGCATCGGAGACATCCCTCCCGCCAGGAGCGGCTATGGGGATCCCGCGCAAAAATTATTTAAATTCAAGGACGGAGAACGGCTGATCGCGGCATACAGTCTAGATCCTCGTATGCGGCATGCTGAGCCTGAACGATCACAAAGGACCAAGACCAAATCCCTTCCGCTGTTTGATTCGCAGGCACAAGAAGGAGCCGCTCTCATTGGGCAAGCTATGGCCGTAAGCTCAACCGGAATGGGGATTCGCTTTGAATTGGGCGCCTTTCAAGAACCTTCGACAAGATTGGGCCGGAAGTTCATGAAAGTAAAAGATGGCGAAGAAGTGGTGAACATAGGATTTCTCCGAGGTTCCCTGAAATCGGCCCTCGTCGCGGTGGCGTCCCAACGCGGCCGCATGCTGCTCTGCCCTGCCGAGGACGTGAACCTGCTTTCAGGACCTGGCCGAGGCGTAACCGTGATCAAACTCGATCCACAGGACCGCTTGATCGCCTTTCGCCTATTGGAAG